A single region of the Candidatus Methanomethylicota archaeon genome encodes:
- a CDS encoding QueT transporter family protein, which yields MNFKTEEISLIAIFATLYAVAVISLAPISFGIWQIRIADMLLPLSIIFGMPCTIGLSLGCLIANIYGGLGIIDILGGTIANFLACHIAYKIGKRNGIVIRFLSTITQTFIITIIVGVYLSFLFNVPIIFSIIGVLVGSIISINIFGFILEETIRKMPLKILRK from the coding sequence ATGAACTTTAAAACAGAAGAAATTTCATTAATAGCAATATTTGCTACTCTTTATGCAGTAGCAGTTATTTCATTAGCACCAATAAGTTTTGGTATATGGCAAATTAGAATAGCTGATATGTTATTACCACTTTCAATAATTTTTGGAATGCCTTGTACCATAGGATTAAGCTTAGGTTGTTTAATAGCAAATATTTATGGTGGATTAGGAATAATAGATATTCTTGGTGGTACAATTGCAAATTTCTTAGCTTGTCATATAGCATATAAAATAGGAAAAAGAAATGGTATTGTTATAAGATTTCTCAGTACTATTACTCAAACATTTATTATTACTATTATTGTTGGTGTATATTTGTCATTTTTATTTAATGTACCAATAATTTTTAGTATAATAGGAGTTCTTGTAGGTTCAATTATCTCTATAAATATATTTGGTTTTATTCTTGAAGAAACTATAAGAAAAATGCCATTAAAAATATTAAGAAAATAA